The Epinephelus lanceolatus isolate andai-2023 chromosome 14, ASM4190304v1, whole genome shotgun sequence genome has a window encoding:
- the sf3b1 gene encoding splicing factor 3B subunit 1 isoform X4 gives MAKIAKTHEDIEAQILEIQGMKATLLEEGEQGVGLDSTGFYDQEIYGGSDSRFAGYVTSIAANEQEDDDEEDSSTSLLGQKKPGYHAPVAILNAIPQSDEQYDPFAEHRPQKIAEREDEYKARRRQMIISPERLDPFADGFFSAG, from the exons ATGGCGAAGATCGCCAAAACGCACGAAG ATATTGAGGCCCAGATCCTGGAGATCCAGGGGATGAAGGCCACCCTGCTGGAGGAAGGAGAGCAGGGAGTGGGCCTGGACTCCACTGGATTTTACGACCAGGAGATCTATGGAGGCAGCGACAGCCGCTTTGCTGGATATGTCACTTCCATCGCCGCCAATGAACAGGAAGAT GATGATGAAGAGGATTCATCAACAAGCCTGTTGGGACAAAAGAAACCAGGGTACCATGCACCAGTGGCGATACTTAACGCCATTCCTCAGTCAGACGAACAA TATGACCCATTTGCAGAGCATCGTCCGCAGAAGATTGCAGAGCGGGAAGATGAGTACAAAGCCCGGCGCAGACAGATGATCATCTCACCTGAGCGTCTCGATCCTTTTGCAGACG
- the sf3b1 gene encoding splicing factor 3B subunit 1 isoform X3 — protein sequence MAKIAKTHEDIEAQILEIQGMKATLLEEGEQGVGLDSTGFYDQEIYGGSDSRFAGYVTSIAANEQEDDDEEDSSTSLLGQKKPGYHAPVAILNAIPQSDEQYDPFAEHRPQKIAEREDEYKARRRQMIISPERLDPFADAVLLCQSCTALC from the exons ATGGCGAAGATCGCCAAAACGCACGAAG ATATTGAGGCCCAGATCCTGGAGATCCAGGGGATGAAGGCCACCCTGCTGGAGGAAGGAGAGCAGGGAGTGGGCCTGGACTCCACTGGATTTTACGACCAGGAGATCTATGGAGGCAGCGACAGCCGCTTTGCTGGATATGTCACTTCCATCGCCGCCAATGAACAGGAAGAT GATGATGAAGAGGATTCATCAACAAGCCTGTTGGGACAAAAGAAACCAGGGTACCATGCACCAGTGGCGATACTTAACGCCATTCCTCAGTCAGACGAACAA TATGACCCATTTGCAGAGCATCGTCCGCAGAAGATTGCAGAGCGGGAAGATGAGTACAAAGCCCGGCGCAGACAGATGATCATCTCACCTGAGCGTCTCGATCCTTTTGCAGACG